A window of the Ostrea edulis chromosome 1, xbOstEdul1.1, whole genome shotgun sequence genome harbors these coding sequences:
- the LOC125647884 gene encoding uncharacterized protein LOC125647884, whose protein sequence is MNVNDVFNSVGRGSTNLVPRTEVEGVTKGFQQIVVSSQNDGQIWAIIGCVLTIGNIIAAFVIYTCRRRKRKLRKRENARAKTGNVPSDSHYTLPTNQDPHYLQLRDSLEGLATRKRSDVDDDGYLTTIGDLEKSSGYTEILQLSSSQRSNSHYQDIIDVDDLSPPSHLLVHGTRSLDRNWYDEDCPKEEIDVPLRIHKRRDQHLVNMVIPSDSDLTGDVRESCVLSPDLMDDGLFESLHNFAKYFTSLSVKKRKESSECQLEVIVTADDDKDDNSNVKETENTEIKTRDEENSLFRCLHIEEKDILVHSNENDNENRTITSTLPTHVVQKETYQSNDRKRETKELNSSSITGHQELASDVEHRTCISPLQQDWSSGNNADEDHAPSCANDQTKSSIFIPQRTKSIEENKITLTDTRKVDITESKHISTMAPKVDTYGTSETNVLLSLKKKRNMFSEPIASFDSDHSLNHYVRKNGILLPVKNPTDDKDVTDTSYKRDTI, encoded by the exons ATGAATGTGAATGATGTCTTTAATTCCGTTGGACGAGGGAGTACTAACCTGGTTCCCCGCACCGAAGTGGAGGGAGTTACCAAGGGTTTCCAACAAATAGTGGTGTCCTCACAAA ATGATGGGCAGATATGGGCGATAATAGGATGTGTGTTGACGATAGGAAATATCATTGCAGCATTTGTTATCTACACATGTAGGCGAAG GAAAAGGAAACTTAGAAAGAGAGAAAATGCTCGAGCCAAAACTGGCAATGTTCCAAGTGATTCTCATTACACACTACCCACCAACCAAGATCCACATTATCTCCAATTAAGGGACAGTTTAGAag GTTTGGCAACCAGAAAGAGAAGTGATGTAGACGACGATGGATACCTGACGACAATAGGAGATCTCGAGAAAAGTTCTGGTTATACTGAAATTCTGCAACTTTCCTCTAGTCAAAGATCGAACTCCCATTATCAAGACATTATAGATGTAGATGATTTATCACCACCTTCTCACCTTCTTGTTCACGGTACGCGCAGTTTGGATAGAAATTGGTATGACGAGGACTGTCCGAAAGAAGAGATTGACGTACCTCTGCGTATTCACAAGAGAAGAGATCAACATCTTGTCAACATGGTTATACCCTCAGACTCGGATCTAACAGGGGATGTCAGAGAGAGCTGTGTGTTATCGCCAGACTTGATGGATGATGGGCTTTTTGAATCTTTACATAACTTTGCGAAGTATTTCACTTCCTTGAGTgtcaagaaaagaaaagaaagctCCGAATGTCAACTAGAAGTTATTGTAACAGCAGATGATGATAAAGACGATAACAGCAATGTGAAAGAAACTgaaaacacagaaatcaaaACAAGAGACGAGGAAAACTCATTATTTAGATGCCTGCATATCGAAGAGAAAGACATATTAGTACATAGCAATGAAAACGACAACGAAAATCGTACTATAACAAGCACACTTCCGACACATGTTGTCCAAAAGGAAACATACCAGAGCAATGACAGAAAAAGAGAAACCAAAGAGCTAAATAGTTCTAGTATAACTGGACACCAGGAACTTGCATCAGATGTAGAACACAGAACATGCATTTCTCCACTACAGCAGGATTGGTCGAGTGGAAACAATGCAGATGAAGACCACGCTCCCTCTTGTGCAAACGACCAAACTAAATCGTCGATCTTCATTCCACAACGCACAAAAAGtattgaagaaaacaaaatcacatTGACAGACACAAGGAAAGTTGACATAACAGAAAGCAAGCATATCTCCACCATGGCACCCAAGGTCGATACATATGGGACCAGCGAAACTAATGTTCTTTTATCGTTGAAGAAGAAAAGGAATATGTTTTCTGAGCCGATAGCATCTTTTGACAGTGATCACTCACTTAACCATTATGTCCGTAAAAACGGAATTCTCCTTCCGGTTAAGAACCCAACAGACGACAAAGACGTTACCGACACATCATACAAGAGGGACACTATCTAG
- the LOC125647863 gene encoding AH receptor-interacting protein-like: MAEDFANLLAQGIEKRLLYAGKGDSPSYEDGTKLYFHFRTEICDEKNTVLDDSHKYNKPLEIILGKKFKLEVWETCLRSMRLNEVASFTVQKSHTSVYPVVSKTLREYYGEKKTHNHDEGKHCCGMMMAEHGVGFDDLNDLMKNPKQLKFTLELLKLEKPEDYEKDSWTLTDEEKLKKIPILKEQGNKFFSEKKYSEAADKYFEALGFLEHLVVKEKPGDPEWNNLEDMKVPFLLNYAQCKLFLKDYYPVIEHTSTVLKRDPVNVKAMFRRAKAHIGAWNPQEAREDFNKVMTLDPSLATAVQKEMNKLEELQKQKDIEDRNRLKGLFS, encoded by the exons CTGTATTTTCATTTCCGAACAGAAATCTGTgatgaaaaaaacacagtccttGATGACAGTCATAAGTACAATAAACCACTGGAAATTATTCttggaaaaaaattcaaactggAAGTTTGGGAAACTTGTTTACGATCAATGAGGTTAAATGAAGTAGCAAGTTTTACTGTGCAAAAATCA CATACATCTGTGTATCCAGTTGTATCCAAAACACTAAGAGAATATTATGGAGAAAAGAAGACTCACAATCATGATGAAGGAAAACATTGCTGTGGTATGATGATGGCTGAGCATGGAGTGGGTTTCGATGACCTCAATGACCTTATGAAGAATCCAAAACAGCTTAAGTTTACATTAG AATTATTGAAATTAGAGAAACCAGAAGACTATGAAAAGGACTCATGGACATTAACAGATGAAGAAAAACTGAAGAAAATCCCAATACTGAAGGAACAAGGCAACAAGTTTTTCTCAGAGAAGAAATATTCGGAGGCAGCagataaatattttgaagcGCTTGGTTTTCTGGAACATCTGGTGGTGAA GGAGAAGCCAGGTGATCCAGAATGGAACAATCTAGAGGATATGAAGGTCCCATTTTTATTGAACTATGCTCAGtgcaaattatttttaaaagactATTATCCAGTGATTGAGCACACCTCAACTGTACTCAAACGGGACCCAG TTAACGTAAAGGCCATGTTTCGCAGGGCCAAGGCACACATTGGAGCCTGGAATCCCCAAGAGGCTAGAGAAGACTTTAACAAGGTCATGACCCTTGACCCATCACTGGCAACAGCTGTCCAAAAAGAAATGAACAAATTAGAagaattacaaaaacaaaaggaCATTGAAGATAGAAATAGATTAAAAGGACTTTTTAGCTGA